The stretch of DNA CTGCATGAACAGCACATCCGGACGCGACGGATGCATGGCAATGCGGTGGACACAATGGCCGACCTCGGCGTCCGGGTCGGGAAGTTGAAAGGCGGATTTGAGCCCCGAATTTACCGGGCGCCAGGTTTTGCCCCCATCATCTGTGCGAAAAGCGCCCGCTGCCGAGATGGCGACGAAAAGCCGCCCGGGCCGGCTGGGGTCCAGGATAATGGTATGAACGCACATGCCGCCGGCGCCCGGTTGCCAGAGGTGGCCCTTGGCACTGCGTAGCCCGGAGAGTTCATGCCAGCTCTGGCCGCCGTCGGTTGTGCGGAACAGGGCGGCGTCTTCGGCGCCGGCATAGACGGTTTCGGGATCGGTTAGCGAGGGTTCCAGGTGCCAGACACGCTTGAATTCCCACGGGTGCTGCGTGCCGTCATACCATTGATGCGTGCCAGGGGTGCCTTCGTACACGAACTTATCCCCCACCGGCTCCCAGGTCTTGCCGCCGTCCTTCGAGCGCTGAATTTTTTGGCCAAACCAGCCGCTGGTCTGCGATGCATAGAGCCGGTTTGGATCGACAGGCGAACCCTTGAGGTGATACACCTCCCAACCCGCAAAGTGGGGCCCGCTGATCTTCCATTGTTTGCGTTTGCCGTCCGCCGTAAGGATAAAGGCCCCTTTCCTGGTGCCGACCAACAGGCGCACGCCGGTGGCTGGGCGCTTCCTTTTTACCGCTACTTTCCGTTTTGGTTTGGTTCCCATAGGACAATTCGTGGTGTTTATTCTGCCTACAACGTTTTCAAATACTCGTCAAGCCGGTCCAAAGTCCCGGACCAGCCTTTCTGCGTCGTTCTTGGCCTTCCTGAAGTCCCAAACAGGGGCCTGAGGACGGTTGAGCCAATGAAGGCTCAAACCGCCCCGGGCCCGAACTTGGGCTGAATGAGCTTAAGCGTTTGCCTCGGCGAGTTGCGCGTCGGGCACTGCTTCCCCCGTCAGCGGGCATTGTTCGGCCACCGGCCTCACCTCGATTTTCACGCCGTGGGCCAGCCCGGGACATTCCTGGGCGATAGCCACGGCCTCATCGAGGCTCTGGACCTGCAACAGGAAATAGCCGCCAATGGCTTCCTTCGATTCGGCAAACGGGCCATCGGCCACCATCCGCCCGTTTTTGCCTGAAACCACTTTGCCTTCAAACCCCAGCGGATTGCCCGCCACCGCCTTGCCCTGCGCCGTCAGGCGTTCGAACCAGGCCATCCATTGGCTGGCGACCTGTTGCATCTGCTCGGGAGAGAGTCCCTTGTGCCAATCATTACCGCGGAACAGCAGCATGTATTGAGGTGTCTTGCTCTGTGTTTGCATATATTTGCCTTTCTTTTATTAACTATTAATTGTCGTATTCCGTCAACAATACGACGAACCAGCCGGAGCGGCCAGGACAGGAATTTTAAAAAATTCACAACAACCTCGGTCGTGCCTTGAAGTCTGAGTTTCCCTTGCGCGTTGGGCGTTGAGGGTTGGAATTTTTTCTCCGCATCTGCCCGCTGCGGATAAGCTTGCCTGGGATGGGTTGGTTTTTTAGGCTGGCCGCACTGAGCTATGAACACGTCGATCCGCTTCAGACTTTTCCTCATGATGATCCTGGAATTCTTCATCTGGGGATGCTGGCTGCCGTTGATTTATAATTATCTGCCCAGTCTGGGCTTTTCCGCGTCGCGGCCGCCGCAGGAACTGGCCGGGTTTATTCCTCACAATCTCTGGGTGCTTTTCTCACAACAAAGTCTCATCCTCAACGCCTTTCCCCTTGCCGCCGTGGTGGGGATGTTCTTTAGCAATCAATACGCGGACCGGCATTTTTCGGCAGAACGTTTTCTGGCATTCAGTCATTTTATTGCCGGCATAGCGATTCTATTGCTGGCTTACACGCGCTCGTTTTGGCCCTTTTTCCTGCTGATGCTGGTGCATTGCCTCCTTTATGTGCCGACCAATTCCATCGCCAATTCAATTGCCTTATCCACCATGAAAGACGCCCAAAAGGAATTCGGGCTCGTGCGGGTGGGCGGCACGATTGGATGGATTCTGGCCGCCTGGCCTTTTACGTTTATCCTGGTGGACTGGGACAAGGTGCGCGCGGCTAATCCGCACGGTCCGATCAACTGGCTCGGCACAGTGCTGAGCTCGGGCCTGAGCGGTGAGGCCCTCCAGAAGGGCACGCGCTGGACGTTCATCGTCGCCGGCATCTCTTCGCTGCTGCTGGCCGCCTACAGCCTGACCTTGCCCCACACGCCCCCTAAAAAGGTCGAGGCGGGCGCCAATCGATTTGCGTGGCTCGAGAGCCTCAAGCTGCTTCGCCAGCCCTTTGTGTTGGTCCTGTGGCTGGTGACTTTTATCGACGCGTTCGTCCTCTACAGCTATTTCAATTGGACGGGCTCATTTCTGGCCGCTAAGCCTGAGGCGGGCGGGGTCGGCATTGCCGGCAACTGGATTATGCCGGTCATGAGCCTGGGGCAGATTGCCGAGATGCTGACGATGTTTATCCTTGGCGCAACGCTCAAACGGCTCGGGTGGCGCTGGACGATGGTCATCGGAATTCTCGGGCACGCCGCCCGCTTCACCATTTACGCCTTCTGGCCTCAGGCGGTCCCGGTGATTATCGTGCAACTGCTCCACGGCATTTGTTACGCGTTCTTCTTTGCCACCGTCTATATCTTTGCCGACGAATATTTCCCCAAAGACGTGCGCGCCAGCGCGCAGGGTTTATTCAACGTGATGATCCTGGGGATTGGCGCGCTGGTGGCTAATACGGTCTGCCCTTACTTGATGCAGAGCAAGTTCACCCATGACGGGGTGGTGAACTTCCGTGGCCTTTTCCTCGTGCCGCTGGGCGCCGCTCTGCTGGCAGCACTGGCACTGGCACTGTTCTTCCATCCACCCAAGAAACCTCAGCCCACACCCGCTGAGCCGGAAGCGGTCACGGCGTAAGATTGGAAAAGCCAAAACTTGAAAGAGGCGAAGCAAAGCTGCCGCAAAAGCATGCAAAGGACACAAAGATGAAGGAAACAATTCATATTCTTTGCGATCTCTGCGTTCTTTTGCGGCAACTCAATTCTTTCCGTCAGCAGCCTTGATGGCCTTGAGCTTCTGGAACTCGGGTTTTGTCGAGTAGTGCTTATCCAGAGGATAGCAGCCGCTGATAAGGCCGTTGCGCGGGGCGGTGGTGCAATCGCTGAAGGTGCGGCAGATTGATTTGACTGAGAGCACCCCCTTTTGCAGGGCATCGGCCAGCATTGTCGGATAAGCGAGCACCATCCGACCCAAACCGATGAGGTCGGCCCATTGATGGCGCACGACGTATTGCGCCACGTGCGGCAGGTACTCCTGCAGGTAACTATAGCCGGACCCAACAACGACCATGCCTTTTGGGGCGCGCTGCTTGAGTTGGCGCACGGCCTGGATTTGGCGGGCCACGCCCGCCAGGGGGTCCTCTGGGGGTTGGTAGCCATCTGAAGGCGGATACGCGGCTGGGCGCTGAATATGCGGATTGTAGTAGGGCGACCCAGCGCTCAAGTTGACGAGCTTGACTCCCACTTCCGCGCAGAGTTCAAGGAACCGAACAGGTTCGTTCAGGTCATATTCGTGCGGGTTTGCCTGGTTAATCCCGAACCCAAAGCGATACGGGAGCAAGTGGGAAACTGCTTCCGGAAT from Verrucomicrobiia bacterium encodes:
- a CDS encoding exo-alpha-sialidase: MGTKPKRKVAVKRKRPATGVRLLVGTRKGAFILTADGKRKQWKISGPHFAGWEVYHLKGSPVDPNRLYASQTSGWFGQKIQRSKDGGKTWEPVGDKFVYEGTPGTHQWYDGTQHPWEFKRVWHLEPSLTDPETVYAGAEDAALFRTTDGGQSWHELSGLRSAKGHLWQPGAGGMCVHTIILDPSRPGRLFVAISAAGAFRTDDGGKTWRPVNSGLKSAFQLPDPDAEVGHCVHRIAMHPSRPDVLFMQKHWDVMRSDNAAESWHEVSGNLPTDFGFPIDVHAHEPNTIYVVPIKSDSEHFPPDGKLRVYRSRTGGNEWEALTKGLPQRDCYVNVLRDAMAVDALDPCGIYFGTTGGQVYASANNGNNWNPIARDLPAVLSVEVQTLQ
- a CDS encoding YciI family protein — translated: MQTQSKTPQYMLLFRGNDWHKGLSPEQMQQVASQWMAWFERLTAQGKAVAGNPLGFEGKVVSGKNGRMVADGPFAESKEAIGGYFLLQVQSLDEAVAIAQECPGLAHGVKIEVRPVAEQCPLTGEAVPDAQLAEANA
- a CDS encoding MFS transporter — encoded protein: MNTSIRFRLFLMMILEFFIWGCWLPLIYNYLPSLGFSASRPPQELAGFIPHNLWVLFSQQSLILNAFPLAAVVGMFFSNQYADRHFSAERFLAFSHFIAGIAILLLAYTRSFWPFFLLMLVHCLLYVPTNSIANSIALSTMKDAQKEFGLVRVGGTIGWILAAWPFTFILVDWDKVRAANPHGPINWLGTVLSSGLSGEALQKGTRWTFIVAGISSLLLAAYSLTLPHTPPKKVEAGANRFAWLESLKLLRQPFVLVLWLVTFIDAFVLYSYFNWTGSFLAAKPEAGGVGIAGNWIMPVMSLGQIAEMLTMFILGATLKRLGWRWTMVIGILGHAARFTIYAFWPQAVPVIIVQLLHGICYAFFFATVYIFADEYFPKDVRASAQGLFNVMILGIGALVANTVCPYLMQSKFTHDGVVNFRGLFLVPLGAALLAALALALFFHPPKKPQPTPAEPEAVTA